TATTCTGAGTGACGCGCAGTGCGAACTTTTGCCTTTATCGAGCGCCTTGATTTGAGTATAAATTTCAACCAATCACCGATGAGGAAGCGCTATCAGGGACGATTCTGTCACGATGATAAAGAGGGCAGTTTTCGCGCATGCGCAAAGATATTGACCATGACTTCTTACCAACAGACGATGATTAGCATTGAAAATGGCACTACTCAGCTTCCTGCTGCCTTTATTTGCAATGTGTTCGGGATCCATCGCTGTAGCTATCGGTACTGGCTAAGCCGACCGCAGAAACCTGATGCAAAACAAATCGTTATACTGAGCCTGGTTCGTGAAGTTCATCATACCAGTAATGGCTCTGCGCGGGCCCGGAGCATTGCCGATATGGTCAGCGCAAAAGGTGTTCCGTTGAGTCGCTGGCGGGCCAGTAAGATAATGAAAGAGCTGAATACAAATAATTTATCTAGCTAAATGATGGAAATACAATTTCTATTTACCGTCCATATTTAGACTCTTGTCAATTTTTACATTAGGTTTAATATACACCCCATACTGCATTGCAATAAAGTTCTTAGATATTATTTTTCACACATTAACTGCGACAAATGACGCATTCCCAAACCCTGCGACGTTGTTATATATAAACTTAATAAATCCAGAGATTAATAATGAGCAAATTAAATAAGCTTGCATGCCTGTCATTGGTCTGCTGTAGCCCCTTCCTTGCTTCTCAGGCTGTACACGCCTCCGGCATGAAACTTGAAACCTCTGTTGTTATCGTAAATACAGCAGACGGAGAAGGCGTGATGACGCTTAAAAATACAGATTCAAAACCTGTATTACTTTATTCATCGGTTGAGAACTTACCCGGTGATAAAGAAGAGTCACTGATTGTTACGCCCCCTGTCGTGCGGGTTAATCCAGGCGACAGCCAGACAGTACGTTTCATGCTTAAAACACCAGGTAAAAATGTCGAGCAATTTAAACGTGCTATTTTCGAAGGCATTCCTGCCACTGATAAATCCGCGGATAAACTGCAAATTACCATTCGGCAGAATGTCCCTTTAATCATTCACCCTTCGGCTTTGAAAGATAATCCGGAGCCATGGAAAGATTTAAAATGGCAGCAGGTGAATGCGAGCAGCATAAAAGTAACTAACACCGGATCTTACGTTATCCGTATGTCTCCTGAAATTACGTTATTACCGAAAAATATTAAAGGTTCAATGGGTGGGAACTATATTCTTCCCGGTCAGTCTCGCGATGTCACTCTGCGCGGCACAGTCTCCGGCGCACAAATGGTACAAATCACACCCGCCAATAAATATGGCTATTTTGTTAAGCCTTATGAAACAGAATTAAGCAGCCATTA
This genomic stretch from Buttiauxella agrestis harbors:
- a CDS encoding fimbria/pilus chaperone family protein — protein: MSKLNKLACLSLVCCSPFLASQAVHASGMKLETSVVIVNTADGEGVMTLKNTDSKPVLLYSSVENLPGDKEESLIVTPPVVRVNPGDSQTVRFMLKTPGKNVEQFKRAIFEGIPATDKSADKLQITIRQNVPLIIHPSALKDNPEPWKDLKWQQVNASSIKVTNTGSYVIRMSPEITLLPKNIKGSMGGNYILPGQSRDVTLRGTVSGAQMVQITPANKYGYFVKPYETELSSH